From one Eucalyptus grandis isolate ANBG69807.140 chromosome 9, ASM1654582v1, whole genome shotgun sequence genomic stretch:
- the LOC104419891 gene encoding splicing factor 3B subunit 1 yields the protein MATLDPEIARIQEERKKMEQQLASLNSVTYDTDLYGGTDRDAYVSSIPVNEEEDNLEGMDSEVARKLASYTAPKSLLKEMPRGSGEEDDAGMAGFKKPQRIIDREDDYRKRRLNRVISPDRHDAFAAGDKTPDVSVRTYADVMREEALKREREETLRLISKKKKEEEEAAKAGGAKETEVAPAQKRRNRWDQAQDEAGAAKKAKAGSDWDLPDSTPGIGRWDATPTPGRVGDATPSVGRRNRWDETPTPGRLADSDATPGAVTPGATPAGMTWDATPKLAGMATPTPKRQRSRWDETPATMGSATPMAGATPAAAFTPGVTPVGGVDLATPTPGQINLRGPITPEQYNLMRWEKDIEERNRPLTDEELDAMFPQEGYKILEPPASYVPIRTPARKLLATPTPLGTPLYQIPEENRGQQFDVPKEAPGGLPFMKPEDYQHFGALLNEENEEELSPEEQKERKILKLLLKVKNGTPPQRKTALRQLTDKAREFGAGPLFNRILPLLMQATLEDQERHLLVKVIDRVLYKLDELVRPYVHKILVVIEPLLIDEDYYARVEGREIISNLSKAAGLATMIAAMRPDIDNIDEYVRNTTARAFSVVASALGIPALLPFLKAVCQSKKSWQARHTGIKIVQQIAILIGCAVLPHLKSLVEIIEHGLNDENQKVRTITALSLAALAEAAAPYGIESFDSVLKPLWKGIRSHRGKVLAAFLKAIGFIIPLMDALYASYYTKEVMVILIREFQSPDEEMKKIVLKVVKQCVSTEGVEAEYIRTDILPEFFRNFWVRRMALDRRNYKQLVETTVEIANKVGVADIVGRIVEDLKDESEPYRRMVMETIEKVVANLGASDIDSRLEELLIDGILYAFQEQTSDDANVMLNGFGAVVNALGQRVKPYLPQICGTIKWRLNNKSAKVRQQAADLISRIAVVMKQCQEEQLMGHLGVVLYEYLGEEYPEVLGSILGALKAIVNVIGMTKMTPPIKDLLPRLTPILKNRHEKVQENCIDLVGRIADRGAEFVPAREWMRICFELLDMLKAHKKGIRRATVNTFGYIAKAIGPQDVLATLLNNLKVQERQNRVCTTVAIAIVAETCSPFTVLPALMNEYRVPELNVQNGVLKSLSFLFEYIGEMGKDYIYAVTPLLEDALMDRDLVHRQTAASAVKHMALGVAGLGCEDALVHLLNYVWPNIFETSPHVINAVMEAIEGMRVALGAAVVLNYCLQGLFHPARKVREVYWKIYNSLYIGSQDALVAAYPVLDDEQSNIYSRPELTMFI from the coding sequence ATGGCGACGCTGGATCCCGAGATCGCGAGGATccaggaagagaggaagaagatggagcagCAACTGGCCTCCCTCAACTCCGTCACCTACGACACCGACCTCTACGGCGGCACCGACCGCGACGCCTACGTCAGCTCCATCCCCGTcaacgaggaggaggacaacCTCGAGGGCATGGACTCCGAGGTCGCCCGCAAGCTCGCCTCCTACACCGCCCCGAAGTCGCTCCTCAAGGAGATGCCCCGCGGCAGCGGCGAGGAGGACGACGCCGGGATGGCGGGGTTCAAGAAGCCACAGAGGATCATCGACCGCGAGGATGATTATCGGAAGAGGAGGCTGAACCGGGTTATCTCGCCCGATCGGCACGATGCGTTTGCCGCGGGGGATAAGACTCCGGACGTGTCCGTCAGGACTTATGCGGACGTGATGCGAGAGGAGGCGTTGAAGAGGGAAAGGGAGGAGACGCTCAGGCTTAtttccaagaagaagaaggaagaagaggaagctgCAAAGGCTGGGGGCGCGAAGGAGACGGAAGTTGCTCCGGCGCAGAAGCGAAGGAACAGGTGGGACCAAGCACAGGACGAAGCTGGTGCTGCGAAGAAGGCAAAAGCTGGTTCTGACTGGGATTTGCCTGATTCGACGCCTGGAATTGGGCGTTGGGATGCGACCCCTACGCCCGGGAGAGTCGGTGATGCCACGCCTTCGGTGGGTCGGAGAAACCGGTGGGATGAGACCCCTACCCCAGGACGGCTGGCAGATTCAGATGCAACTCCTGGTGCTGTGACTCCTGGAGCGACTCCAGCTGGTATGACTTGGGATGCCACGCCCAAGCTGGCCGGTATGGCCACGCCGACCCCAAAAAGGCAGAGGTCAAGATGGGATGAGACTCCGGCCACAATGGGGAGTGCTACGCCAATGGCGGGTGCTACACCTGCAGCTGCTTTCACACCAGGGGTAACTCCCGTTGGAGGTGTTGATCTTGCTACGCCTACTCCTGGGCAAATTAACTTGCGGGGGCCAATTACGCCCGAGCAGTATAATTTGATGAGGTGGGAGAAGGATATTGAGGAGAGGAACAGGCCGCTGACGGATGAGGAGCTTGATGCCATGTTCCCCCAGGAGGGGTATAAAATTTTGGAACCACCTGCATCTTATGTGCCTATTAGAACGCCAGCAAGGAAGCTTTTGGCAACCCCTACGCCATTGGGCACTCCGCTTTATCAAATTCCAGAAGAGAATCGTGGGCAgcagtttgatgttcctaaggAGGCGCCTGGTGGTCTACCCTTCATGAAGCCAGAGGATTATCAGCATTTTGGGGCACTGTTGAATGAGGAGAATGAAGAAGAGCTGTCTCCTGAAGAACAGAAAGAGCGTAAGATCTTGAAACTTCTGTTGAAGGTAAAGAATGGTACTCCACCACAGAGGAAGACAGCGCTTAGACAGCTTACAGACAAGGCTCGAGAGTTTGGTGCTGGGCCTTTGTTTAACCGTATTCTGCCTTTGCTCATGCAAGCCACTCTGGAGGATCAGGAAAGGCATCTCTTGGTTAAGGTGATTGATAGGGTACTATACAAATTGGATGAATTGGTACGTCCTTACGTGCATAAGATTCTTGTTGTTATTGAACCTctgttgattgatgaggattACTATGCACGTGTTGAGGGGAGAGAAATCATTTCTAATTTGAGCAAGGCAGCTGGCTTGGCTACTATGATTGCTGCTATGCGTCCAGATATTGATAATATTGATGAGTATGTGAGAAATACGACTGCTAGAGCTTTCAGTGTCGTTGCTTCTGCTCTTGGAATTCCTGCTCTGTTGCCATTCTTGAAAGCTGTGTGTCAGAGCAAGAAATCCTGGCAAGCTCGCCACACTGGAATCAAGATTGTTCAGCAGATTGCTATTTTGATAGGTTGTGCTGTTCTACCACATTTGAAGTCTCTTGTCGAAATTATAGAACATGGCCTGAATGATGAGAACCAGAAGGTGAGAACTATTACTGCACTGTCTCTGGCTGCTCTTGCTGAGGCTGCTGCGCCTTATGGTATTGAAAGTTTTGACTCAGTGTTGAAGCCACTTTGGAAGGGTATTAGGTCACACAGGGGAAAggtcttggctgcatttttgaaAGCAATTGGGTTTATTATTCCTCTGATGGATGCTCTGTATGCTAGTTACTATACTAAAGAAGTCATGGTCATTCTTATCCGTGAGTTTCAGTCTCCAgatgaggaaatgaagaagatagTGCTTAAAGTGGTCAAACAGTGTGTGAGTACTGAGGGTGTTGAGGCTGAATACATACGAACTGACATTCTTCCAGAGTTCTTCAGGAATTTCTGGGTTAGAAGGATGGCTTTGGATAGGAGAAACTATAAGCAGCTCGTGGAAACAACTGTGGAGATAGCTAATAAAGTTGGCGTTGCCGACATAGTCGGGAGAATTGTTGAGGATCTGAAGGATGAGAGTGAGCCATATCGGCGAATGGTCATGGAAACAATAGAGAAGGTGGTTGCAAACCTGGGTGCCTCTGATATTGATTCTCGCCTGGAAGAGCTCCTCATTGATGGTATCCTTTACGCCTTCCAAGAGCAGACTAGTGATGATGCCAATGTAATGCTTAATGGCTTTGGTGCTGTGGTGAATGCTCTTGGGCAAAGAGTGAAGCCATATCTTCCACAGATTTGTGGTACGATAAAGTGGCGATTAAACAACAAGAGCGCAAAGGTAAGACAACAAGCTGCTGATCTTATCTCCAGGATTGCTGTTGTCATGAAGCAGTGTCAGGAGGAACAACTGATGGGTCATCTTGGCGTTGTTCTGTACGAATACTTGGGAGAAGAATACCCTGAAGTTTTGGGTTCCATATTGGGTGCTTTGAAAGCTATTGTCAATGTGATTGGGATGACAAAAATGACGCCTCCCATAAAAGATCTGCTTCCCAGGCTGACGCCCATTCTGAAGAACAGACATGAGAAGGTCCAGGAGAACTGTATTGACCTTGTTGGTCGTATTGCTGATCGTGGGGCTGAATTTGTTCCGGCAAGGGAGTGGATGAGGATATGCTTTGAGCTTCTTGATATGCTCAAAGCCCACAAGAAGGGTATTCGGCGAGCTACGGTGAACACTTTTGGTTATATTGCTAAAGCTATTGGACCTCAAGATGTCCTTGCAACCCTTTTGAACAATCTCAAAGTTCAGGAGCGTCAGAACCGTGTATGCACAACTGTTGCCATTGCTATAGTTGCAGAGACATGTTCTCCTTTCACAGTtctgccggctttgatgaatgAGTATCGTGTGCCTGAGCTCAACGTGCAGAACGGTGTTCTGAAATCCCTTTCCTTTCTGTTTGAGTACATTGGTGAAATGGGGAAGGACTACATATACGCAGTGACTCCACTGCTCGAAGATGCACTCATGGATAGAGATTTGGTGCACAGGCAGACTGCTGCTTCTGCTGTAAAGCATATGGCTTTGGGAGTTGCTGGGTTGGGTTGTGAGGATGCACTTGTCCACTTGCTCAACTACGTCTGGCCAAACATCTTTGAGACTTCCCCTCATGTCATAAATGCCGTTATGGAAGCCATCGAAGGCATGAGGGTGGCCCTGGGTGCTGCTGTTGTGCTAAACTACTGCCTCCAGGGGCTGTTCCATCCTGCAAGGAAGGTCCGGGAAGTATACTGGAAGATCTACAACTCGCTATATATTGGATCTCAGGATGCTCTTGTTGCGGCTTATCCGGTGCTGGATGATGAGCAGAGCAACATATATAGCCGGCCAGAGTTAACGATGTTCATCTGA
- the LOC104419894 gene encoding ABC transporter G family member 1, translating into MHSTEISHSMEIEAASARIKTGMDTTSADRDYHCRVHEVELQTHDPDEPKEPRNDVTLTWEDVWVMVSNKSKGVKPILQGVTGYAQPGELLAIMGPSGCGKSTLLDALAGRLSSNTRQTGDVLVNGRKQALAYGTSAYVMQDDVLIATLTVREAVYYTAQLQLPDYMPISEKRERAETAIKEMGLQDAMDTRIGGWGTKGLSGGQKRRVSICLEIVTRPKLLFLDEPTSGLDSAASYYVMSRIASLGERDGIRRTIIASIHQPSSEVFQLFHNLCLLSSGRTVYFGPASAATEFFTLNGYPCPTLQNPSDHFLKTINKDFDVDIEQGATGKISTEEVINTLVKSYRSSPNCQVVLGEVAKINKQGHGAPAKGGSHAKFLTQCLVLTRRSSVNMSRDRGYYWLRLAVYIIVAFGLGTIYSNIGSTYSSIQARGSFLVFVASFLTFMAIGGFPSFVEDMKVFARERLNGHYGTGAFMIANTLSSIPYLLLISLIPGAIAYYLTGLQRGWEHFLFFVAVLFTCMMLVESLMMTVASIVPTFLMGIITGAGIQALMILGGGFFRLPNDLPLLIWKYPLYYIAFHRYAYEGLFKNEFKGLKFPSQPGYKTPFISGDQILTEFWQMNMEYTKWVDLVVLIGMVILYRVMFWAIVKGTEVVKPAMVGCTSLTPEQTKQVLVNPSDNSVHGDD; encoded by the exons ATGCATTCTACAGAGATCAGCCATAGCATGGAAATAGAAGCAGCATCTGCCAGGATAAAAACGGGAATGGATACGACAAGCGCCGATCGAGACTATCATTGCAGAGTTCATGAGGTTGAACTCCAAACTCATGATCCTGATGAACCAAAAGAGCCAAGAAATGATGTTACTCTGACATGGGAGGATGTGTGGGTGATGGTGTCCAACAAGAGCAAAGGGGTGAAACCGATACTTCAAGGCGTCACCGGTTATGCCCAGCCAGGAGAGCTGTTGGCCATCATGGGGCCTTCTGGTTGTGGCAAGTCCACTCTCCTTGACGCACTTGCTG GAAGATTGAGTTCAAACACAAGGCAAACAGGAGACGTTCTAGTCAATGGCCGCAAACAAGCTCTGGCTTATGGAACTTCA GCTTATGTGATGCAAGACGATGTATTGATAGCAACGCTAACTGTGAGAGAAGCTGTTTACTACACAGCTCAGCTGCAGTTGCCAGACTACATGCCAATATCTGAGAAGAGGGAAAGAGCAGAAACGGCAATAAAGGAAATGGGACTGCAAGATGCCATGGACACAAGAATTGGAGGCTGGGGGACCAAAGGACTAAGTGGTGGTCAGAAGAGAAGAGTTAGCATTTGCCTGGAAATTGTCACCCGCCCAAAGCTTCTCTTCCTTGATGAACCTACCAGTGGACTTGACAGCGCGGCATCCTATTATGTCATGAGCAGAATCGCCAGCTTGGGCGAAAGAGATGGAATCAGAAGAACTATAATTGCATCAATTCATCAGCCCAGTAGTGAAGTATTCCAGCTTTTCCACAATCTTTGCCTTCTCTCTTCAGGTAGAACAGTGTACTTTGGACCTGCTTCTGCAGCTACGGAG TTTTTCACGTTGAATGGTTACCCCTGCCCGACTCTCCAAAATCCATCAGATCACTTCCTGAAAACCATAAATAAGGATTTTGATGTG GATATTGAACAAGGTGCAACTGGAAAAATTTCCACGGAGGAAGTGATCAATACTCTTGTAAAATCATACAGATCGTCTCCAAACTGTCAAGTAGTTCTGGGAGAAGTAGCCAAAATTAATAAACAA GGTCACGGAGCACCGGCGAAAGGGGGAAGCCATGCAAAATTTTTGACGCAGTGTCTTGTTCTAACTAGAAGATCTTCAGTGAACATGTCCCGTGATCGAGGCTACTACTGGTTGCGTTTAGCCGTTTATATAATTGTGGCCTTCGGTCTCGGAACCATATACAGTAACATTGGATCTACTTATAGCTCAATTCAG GCTAGAGGATCGTTCCTTGTTTTCGTTGCTTCATTCCTGACTTTCATGGCGATCGGTGGCTTCCCTTCTTTCGTGGAGGACATGAAG GTATTTGCACGAGAAAGATTGAACGGGCACTATGGAACTGGGGCATTCATGATCGCGAACACGCTCTCCTCCATACCATATCTGTTGCTGATCTCCCTGATCCCCGGAGCAATTGCATACTATCTCACGGGACTCCAGAGAGGATGGGAACACTTCTTGTTCTTCGTCGCAGTGTTGTTCACTTGCATGATGTTGGTGGAGAGCCTGATGATGACAGTGGCGAGCATCGTACCGACTTTCCTAATGGGCATCATCACGGGGGCGGGAATCCAGGCACTAATGATCTTAGGAGGAGGATTCTTCAGGCTACCGAATGATCTCCCACTCCTAATCTGGAAATACCCTTTGTACTACATTGCCTTTCACAGATATGCTTATGAGGGATTGTTCAAGAATGAGTTCAAGGGACTGAAATTTCCTAGTCAGCCTGGATACAAGACACCTTTTATTAGTGGCGACCAGATCCTGACAGAGTTCTGGCAGATGAACATGGAGTATACCAAGTGGGTTGATCTTGTAGTTTTGATTGGGATGGTGATTTTGTATAGAGTCATGTTCTGGGCCATTGTCAAGGGCACTGAAGTGGTCAAGCCTGCCATGGTTGGTTGCACTTCTTTGACCCCCGAGCAAACCAAGCAGGTCTTGGTGAATCCTTCTGATAACAGTGTACACGGTGATGATTAG
- the LOC104419892 gene encoding ABC transporter G family member 1 has translation MASSSPSSQMKAESCAASVEDGFGTPLAEPEEGEADLASGRSGQVMAGPKGGTVSLTWEDLWVTVADKQHGCISILQGLTGCARPGEVLAIMGPSGCGKSTLLDALAGRISGKTKRTGQILLNGRKEPLAYGTSAYVTQDDVLTWTLTVREAIYLSAQLQLPDSMPLLEKKQRADTTIKEMGLHDAIDTRIGGWGNKGLSNGQKRRVSICLEILTHPKLLFLDEPTSGLDSAASYYVMRRIVSLAQQNEMTVLASIHQPSSEVFELFKSLCLLSLGRTVYFGLSSEATQFFALNGFPCPSLQNPSDHYLRIINTDFDEDIERGFGGKQSTEEVIKLLVSSYVSSNTYRQIQLQISEIHRQVDRNVLDQEGQACFFTQFPVLTRRSFINMYRDPGYYWLRLIIYIALGFGLGTVFCNIGSGDSSIQARGSMLMFVASFLTILAIGGFPSFVEDLKVFERERLNGHYRTSAFVLGNTLSSMPFLLIISLIPGAITYYLVGLQRSLEHFMYFASTLFACMMLVESLMMIVASVMPNFLLGLITGAGIQGLMILGGGFFRLPNDLPKVFWRYPLYYLSFHKYAYQGLYKNEFEGLTLPGNPLIGESAISGEGILRDIWQVEMGYSKWTNLTILFGMMVLYRLIFFGVLKMTEKFKPIIGEIMLALRTLQTDKVSVNPFCVPLQEAKRNAAS, from the exons ATGGCTTCATCATCGCCCAGTTCGCAGATGAAGGCGGAGAGTTGTGCAGCTTCCGTGGAAGATGGATTCGGGACACCGTTGGCGGAgccagaagaaggagaggcggaTCTTGCTTCAGGTCGGTCAGGACAAGTAATGGCTGGGCCGAAGGGAGGAACGGTTTCGCTAACGTGGGAAGATCTGTGGGTAACCGTCGCGGATAAGCAACACGGGTGCATATCCATTCTTCAAGGGCTGACAGGCTGTGCCCGGCCCGGTGAGGTCTTGGCTATCATGGGGCCGTCTGGCTGTGGCAAGTCCACTCTTCTTGATGCATTGGCAG GGAGGATAAGTGGAAAGACAAAGCGAACTGGACAGATTCTTCTTAATGGAAGGAAAGAGCCGCTGGCATACGGGACTTCA GCTTATGTGACTCAGGATGATGTCCTAACATGGACACTGACTGTGAGAGAAGCCATATACTTGTCAGCTCAACTTCAGCTCCCAGACTCAATGCCGCTCTTGGAGAAGAAACAAAGAGCAGACACCACGATCAAAGAGATGGGTCTTCACGATGCCATTGACACGAGAATAGGAGGTTGGGGAAACAAAGGCCTCAGCAATGGCCAAAAGAGGAGGGTCAGCATCTGCCTGGAgatcttgactcatcccaagctTCTCTTTCTTGATGAGCCCACAAGTGGCCTTGACAGTGCAGCATCATACTATGTCATGAGACGAATCGTTAGTCTCGCTCAGCAAAATGAGATGACAGTGTTAGCATCCATTCATCAGCCCAGCAGTGAAGTGTTTGAGCTTTTCAAGAGTTTGTGCCTTCTCTCTCTTGGAAGAACAGTCTATTTTGGTCTCTCCAGTGAAGCAACTCAG TTCTTTGCACTGAATGGTTTCCCGTGTCCAAGTCTGCAAAATCCATCCGATCACTACCTCAGGATTATCAACACTGATTTTGACGAG GACATCGAGCGAGGTTTTGGAGGAAAGCAAAGCACAGAGGAAGTGATTAAACTGCTTGTAAGCTCTTATGTATCGTCTAATACCTATAGGCAAATTCAACTACAAATATCTGAGATACACCGACAA GTTGACCGGAATGTACTAGATCAAGAGGGCCAAGCTTGCTTCTTCACCCAATTCCCCGTCCTTACAAGAAGGTCTTTCATTAATATGTATAGGGATCCAGGATACTACTGGTTGCGTCTTATCATATACATTGCCTTAGGATTTGGTTTAGGCACAGTTTTCTGCAACATTGGCTCCGGTGATAGTTCGATTCAG GCCAGAGGTTCAATGCTAATGTTTGTTGCTTCATTCTTGACAATACTGGCAATCGGGGGTTTCCCTTCCTTTGTAGAGGATTTGAAG GTGTTTGAGAGGGAAAGACTAAATGGACATTACAGAACAAGTGCATTTGTTCTTGGCAATACTCTGTCATCCATGCCCTTCTTGCTTATAATTTCCCTAATTCCTGGGGCCATCACTTACTATCTCGTGGGACTTCAGAGAAGCCTGGAGCACTTCATGTACTTCGCGTCCACTCTTTTTGCCTGTATGATGCTGGTAGAGAGCTTAATGATGATTGTCGCAAGCGTCATGCCGAATTTCCTTTTGGGACTAATAACAGGTGCAGGAATCCAAGGATTAATGATTCTCGGTGGTGGTTTCTTTCGCTTGCCAAATGATCTTCCAAAGGTCTTTTGGAGATATCCCCTCTATTACCTATCTTTCCACAAATATGCATATCAAGGCCTGTATAAGAATGAATTCGAAGGGTTAACTCTTCCTGGAAATCCCTTAATCGGTGAAAGCGCTATTAGTGGCGAAGGCATATTGAGGGACATATGGCAAGTGGAAATGGGTTACTCCAAGTGGACTAATCTGACCATTTTGTTCGGGATGATGGTCCTGTATCGACTCATCTTCTTTGGTGTTCTGAAGATGACCGAGAAATTCAAGCCCATCATTGGAGAAATCATGTTGGCCTTGCGCACGTTACAAACAGATAAAGTCTCGGTAAATCCCTTTTGTGTGCCTTTGCAGGAAGCAAAGCGTAACGCAGCTTCATAA